The following proteins come from a genomic window of Triticum aestivum cultivar Chinese Spring chromosome 6A, IWGSC CS RefSeq v2.1, whole genome shotgun sequence:
- the LOC123128915 gene encoding ankyrin repeat domain-containing protein 13C: protein MEDAARYAHSPAHLAVYRRDHAALRTLVAALPRLPRAGEVTTEAESIAGERVADAVSAVIDRRDVPRRETPLHLAVRLRDPIAADLLMSAGADWSLQNADGWSALQEAVCTREDAIATIIARHYQPLAWAKWCRRLPRVLASVSRIRDFYMEISFHFESSVIPFIGRIAPSDTYRIWKRGAALRADMTLAGFDGFRIQRSDQTFLFLGDGARPEDAGGKELLPGSLIVLSHKDKEITDALEGAGVQPTESEVAHEVALMSKTNMYRPGIDVTQADLVPHVNWRRQERTEAVGQWKAKVYDMLNVLVTVKSRRVPGAMTDEELFAMDGEEKNGRSAELETELDEVLTAEERKQLDSALRGNQEEESDDRAEEGDKGADHLDANGAGKDKKGWFWNGKKGAKNDEKAPKAVSKDESGDAGKGKEKGNGKKKKGGVSSGDSNKLESEYKKGLRPVLWLTPDFPLKTDELIPLLDVLANKVKAVRRLRELLTTKLPTGTFPVKIAIPIVPTIRVIVTFTKFEELQPLDEFATPPTSPTQFQDAKSKDSEGSASWYSWVRGGRGAQSSDSGDSKSWKDEVDPFHIPSEYTWVDATEKKRRMKAKKAKSRRGTARKQSSKSTSSEGGQHPMMDGFE, encoded by the exons atgGAGGACGCGGCCAGGTACGCGCACAGCCCGGCCCACCTGGCCGTCTACCGGCGGGACCACGCGGCGCTGCGAACCCTCGTCGCGGCCCTCCCCCGCCTGCCACGCGCGGGCGAGGTCACCACCGAGGCGGAGTCGATCGCGGGGGAGCGGGTGGCGGACGCGGTCTCGGCCGTCATCGACCGCCGCGACGTGCCGCGGAGGGAGACCCCTCTGCACCTCGCCGTGCGCCTCCGCGACCCCATCGCCGCCGACCTGCTCATGTCGGCCGGCGCCGACTGGTCGCTGCAGAACGCCGACGGCTGGTCGGCGCTGCAGGAGGCCGTGTGCACGCGCGAGGACGCCATCGCCACCATCATCGCGCGCCATTACCAGCCGCTCGCCTGGGCCAAGTGGTGCCGCCGGCTCCCCCGGGTGCTCGCCTCCGTCTCCCGCATCCGCGACTTCTACATGGAGATCTCCTTCCACTTCGAGTCCTCCGTCATCCCCTTCATCGGCCGCATCGCGCCCTCCGACACCTACCGCATCTGGAAGCGCGGGGCCGCGCTGCGGGCCGACATGACGCTCGCGGGGTTTGACGGCTTCCGCATCCAGCGCTCCGACCAGACGTTCCTGTTCCTGGGCGATGGGGCGCGGCCGGAGGATGCTGGGGGTAAGGAGCTGCTGCCGGGTTCTCTGATAGTGCTGTCTCATAAGGATAAGGAGATCACTGATGCGCTGGAAGGGGCCGGCGTGCAGCCTACGGAGTCGGAGGTGGCTCATGAGGTGGCATTGATGTCCAAGACGAATATGTATCGCCCCGGGATAGACGTCACGCAGGCGGATCTTGTGCCGCACGTGAATTGGCGCCGGCAGGAGAGGACTGAAGCCGTGGGGCAGTGGAAGGCAAAGGTGTACGATATGTTGAATGTTCTGGTGACCGTCAAGTCGAGACGGGTCCCTGGGGCAATGACAGATGAGGAGCTGTTTGCGATGGATGGCGAGGAGAAAAATGGGAGGAGCGCAGAGCTTGAAACCGAGTTGGATGAAGTCTTGACTGCCGAGGAGAGGAAGCAGCTTGATTCTGCGTTGAGGGGGAACCAGGAGGAGGAATCCGACGATAGGGCCGAGGAAGGTGACAAAGGGGCTGATCATTTGGATGCAAACGGTGCCGGGAAAGACAAGAAGGGGTGGTTTTGGAACGGCAAGAAAGGTGCCAAGAATGATGAGAAGGCACCCAAGGCAGTGAGCAAGGATGAATCAGGTGATGCAGGGAAGGGAAAGGAGAAGGGCAAcggcaagaagaagaagggtggTGTCTCATCTGGGGATTCTAATAAACTCGAAAGTGAGTACAAGAAGGGGTTAAGACCAGTGTTGTGGTTGACACCGGATTTCCCTTTGAAGACGGATGAGCTGATCCCTTTGCTCGATGTACTAGCAAACAAAGTGAAGGCTGTTAGAAGGCTTAGGGAACTCTTGACAACCAAGCTGCCTACAGGCACATTTCCAGTCAAG ATTGCTATCCCTATTGTCCCAACAATACGGGTCATTGTGACATTCACAAAGTTTGAGGAACTACAGCCTCTAGATGAGTTCGCCACCCCACCAACGAGCCCCACGCAGTTCCAGGACGCCAAGTCCAAAGATTCGGAAGGATCTGCGTCATGGTACTCATGGGTCAGAGGGGGCCGTGGTGCGCAGTCTAGCGACAGTGGGGATAGCAAGAGCTGGAAAGATGAGGTCGACCCGTTCCACATACCTTCCGAATACACCTGGGTCGACGCCACCGAGAAGAAACGTAGGATGAAGGCAAAGAAAGCCAAGAGCAGGCGTGGCACAGCCCGGAAACAGTCGTCGAAAAGCACCTCCTCGGAAGGGGGCCAGCACCCTATGATGGACGGCTTCGAGTAA